The proteins below are encoded in one region of Vanessa tameamea isolate UH-Manoa-2023 chromosome Z, ilVanTame1 primary haplotype, whole genome shotgun sequence:
- the LOC113403373 gene encoding uncharacterized protein LOC113403373: MSNSDEQKEEAGGAEPCSSPKPLSDPNIICKALIAKLIDKNDGPSQPRLKRKSKPKKNNSGNDQRSGSTVIEISEDESNTSSGPSSPAPPNAPRPFEKSNFLYEKKSKKKYKQEKEDWWRDDDVQREKRFPHTGTDHTYSKP, from the exons atgagcAACAGCGACGAGCAAAAGGAGGAAGCTGGGGGAGCTGAACCATGTTCGTCACCCAAACCTCTTTCGGATCCAAACATTATCTGCAAAGCATTG ATCGCTAAATTGATTGATAAAAATGACGGACCGTCGCAACCCCGGCTAAAAAGAAAATCGAAACCAAAGAAGAACAATTCTGGAAATG ATCAACGCTCAGGTTCTACTGTTATAGAAATCTCGGAAGACGAGAGCAACA CGTCCTCGGGACCTTCCTCACCGGCACCACCAAATGCACCACGACcttttgaaaagagcaacttcTTATATGAAAAGAAATCCAAGAAGAAATACAAACAAGAG aAGGAAGATTGGTGGAGGGACGATGATGTTCAACGTGAGAAACGCTTCCCGCACACTGGAACTGATCACACCTATAGTAAGCCTTAA